A portion of the Oscillospiraceae bacterium genome contains these proteins:
- a CDS encoding XRE family transcriptional regulator, translating to MSFSELLKQCRKKQGVSQAELAAKLGVTQQAVGKWESGKSSPDPSTVARIAELLNTTADYLLGLYRPVSNVSAPEERFFGSYSESLIPVIGTVKAGYGALAFEEDYGQEYARVKDPSNYFYLVVRGDSMEPRIQDGDLALVHKQDTLENGDLGVLIYGDEGEGTLKRYIQRGNCVVLQPFNPAYNELVIKGEDLNHLHIAGRVVETKAKW from the coding sequence ATGTCGTTTTCAGAGCTATTGAAGCAGTGCCGCAAAAAACAGGGCGTGAGCCAGGCAGAACTCGCCGCAAAGCTCGGCGTGACCCAGCAGGCCGTCGGCAAGTGGGAAAGCGGCAAATCCTCCCCCGACCCCTCCACGGTGGCCCGCATCGCGGAGCTGCTGAACACCACGGCAGACTATCTGCTGGGGCTGTACCGCCCGGTGAGCAACGTGTCCGCCCCGGAAGAGCGCTTCTTTGGCAGCTATTCCGAGAGCTTGATCCCGGTGATCGGCACCGTGAAGGCCGGTTACGGTGCTCTGGCCTTTGAGGAAGACTACGGGCAGGAGTATGCCCGCGTGAAGGATCCCTCCAACTATTTCTATCTGGTGGTGCGCGGTGACAGCATGGAGCCCCGCATCCAGGACGGTGACCTGGCCCTGGTGCACAAGCAGGACACGCTGGAAAACGGCGATCTGGGCGTGCTGATCTACGGCGACGAGGGCGAGGGCACCCTGAAGCGCTACATCCAGCGCGGCAACTGTGTGGTGCTGCAGCCCTTCAACCCCGCCTACAACGAACTGGTGATCAAGGGCGAGGACCTGAACCACCTGCACATCGCCGGCCGCGTGGTGGAGACCAAGGCCAAGTGGTAA